One region of Candidatus Omnitrophota bacterium genomic DNA includes:
- a CDS encoding UDP-glucose/GDP-mannose dehydrogenase family protein, giving the protein MNICIIGAGYVGLVSGACFADLGNTVICVDNDEKKIKRLKAGAVPIYEPGLEEMIKRNVKEGRLSFTPRIKEGVKKCEVIFIAVGTPSRCNGEADLSFVENVSREIAVSMPSYRLVVEKSTVPVNTGEWVEHTIKVFNKRNIKFDVASNPEFLKEGSAIKDFMNPDRVVVGVKSKKARDILVELYKPLKAPIVVTDIKSAEIIKHASNSFLATKISFINAISDICDKVGADIVEVAKGIGLDRRIGKDFLNAGIGFGGSCFPKDLSAFIRIADKVGYNFGLLKEVQEINSYQKSLIIKKIESLLWNLPKKTIGVLGLAFKPDTDDIRQSPAIDIISVLLKEGAHIKTYDPEAMEKARREMPRNVKFCRDAYSVAKNSDCLLLATEWNEFKELDFKKIKKIMRQPILIDGRNIYDPAEMKKLGFTYIGIGRK; this is encoded by the coding sequence ATGAACATATGTATAATCGGGGCCGGATACGTAGGATTGGTATCGGGCGCGTGTTTCGCGGATCTTGGTAATACCGTAATATGTGTTGATAACGACGAAAAGAAAATAAAACGCCTCAAGGCCGGAGCCGTACCCATATACGAACCCGGTTTAGAAGAGATGATAAAACGCAATGTAAAAGAGGGGCGTTTATCATTTACGCCCAGGATCAAAGAGGGTGTGAAAAAATGCGAGGTTATATTTATCGCTGTAGGCACTCCTTCCAGGTGTAACGGCGAGGCCGATTTAAGCTTTGTCGAGAACGTTTCCCGCGAGATAGCCGTTTCGATGCCGTCCTACCGTCTTGTCGTAGAGAAATCAACCGTTCCCGTGAATACGGGTGAATGGGTTGAGCATACCATAAAGGTTTTTAATAAGAGGAATATTAAATTCGACGTTGCTTCCAACCCGGAATTTTTAAAGGAAGGCTCGGCTATAAAAGATTTCATGAACCCGGACAGGGTAGTCGTTGGCGTTAAATCCAAAAAAGCCCGCGACATACTGGTGGAACTCTACAAACCGCTCAAAGCTCCGATAGTCGTAACCGACATTAAATCCGCCGAGATAATCAAGCACGCCTCAAATTCCTTTTTAGCCACGAAGATATCTTTTATAAACGCCATATCCGACATCTGTGACAAGGTGGGCGCGGATATAGTTGAGGTGGCCAAGGGCATAGGCCTCGACAGGCGGATAGGCAAAGATTTTCTGAACGCCGGCATAGGGTTCGGCGGTTCGTGTTTCCCGAAGGATCTGTCCGCCTTTATCCGTATAGCCGATAAGGTAGGATATAATTTCGGCCTGTTAAAAGAGGTGCAGGAGATAAATAGTTATCAAAAAAGCCTTATTATAAAGAAGATAGAATCGTTATTATGGAACCTGCCGAAGAAGACGATAGGTGTGCTCGGTCTGGCGTTCAAGCCGGATACCGACGACATAAGGCAGTCGCCCGCGATCGATATAATATCCGTTCTCCTTAAAGAGGGCGCGCATATAAAAACATATGACCCGGAGGCGATGGAGAAAGCCAGGCGGGAAATGCCCCGCAATGTGAAGTTTTGCCGGGACGCTTACTCCGTGGCTAAGAATAGCGATTGCCTTCTTCTCGCGACGGAGTGGAACGAATTCAAAGAACTCGATTTTAAAAAGATAAAGAAGATCATGAGACAGCCGATACTCATAGACGGCAGGAACATATATGACCCGGCGGAAATGAAGAAACTCGGGTTTACCTATATCGGCATAGGGAGGAAATAG
- a CDS encoding cobalamin-dependent protein (Presence of a B(12) (cobalamin)-binding domain implies dependence on cobalamin itself, in one of its several forms, or in some unusual lineages, dependence on a cobalamin-like analog.), with protein sequence MKKVLLVKPKDEYSYAVIPSLGLGYLAASLRKKGFEPHIMDLNKPGLSVAAFEKYMAEHSFPVVGLQVYTSSIRSANDVAAISRRVNKDTVIIAGGLHPSGDPEHALRSIPDVDCLVVGEGENAIAAIAMLSRKDMPFALEGIKNTAFRRPDGKIMVGPLETIEDLEDVPMPAWDLIDPRTYGISPHGTFSRSYPVAPIITSRGCPYACTFCAAFRIFGRKVRRRTVGSVLDEISFLRNEYGVREFHIEDDNFTIEKDYVMRFCKGIKERSLEIWWACPNGIRIDKVDAEMLAAMESSGCYSVALGIESGSSRVLGMMRKSLRAESVGAMVDMIKRNSRMSVTGFFLIGYPGETVDDIKKTLELSRKLKLDKASFSPVMPIPGSQIYGEWKKRLGGRAVSWEKFLYYQIVPFVSDIPPALLSKYLKKAVVGFYMRPRVIMGLLREIKTQDQIKALFKRAWTIFFGSTLARGADGGEKMLKKYKRYLYPVKAFGEWVSASFAGALVRMANGGRIGRYIKSHDVKKLHLGAGSNMLEGWCNTDINPKMSDGVFLDARRRFPFVDGTFDYIFSEHMLEHLELKDGIRMLGECFRILRPGGRIRISTPDLRYLIELYNSSKTDVQKREITRIVDMIFPDVAIYQDTFVINNFFRSWGHKFIYDYKVLKELMSRVGFTNIINCGVGESADENLRNLESHGKHVSDEINKLQTFVAEGLKPYA encoded by the coding sequence ATGAAAAAAGTATTACTCGTAAAGCCTAAGGACGAATACTCATACGCGGTGATACCGAGCCTCGGGCTCGGGTATCTTGCCGCTTCTTTAAGGAAAAAAGGTTTTGAGCCGCACATAATGGATTTGAATAAGCCCGGCTTGAGCGTTGCGGCTTTCGAAAAATATATGGCGGAGCATTCTTTTCCGGTTGTGGGCTTGCAGGTATATACCAGCAGTATCCGTAGCGCTAACGACGTCGCGGCTATCTCGCGCAGGGTCAATAAAGACACGGTTATAATAGCCGGCGGTCTGCATCCTTCCGGCGACCCGGAGCACGCCCTGCGGAGCATTCCCGATGTCGATTGTCTCGTCGTAGGTGAAGGCGAGAATGCGATCGCGGCTATCGCGATGTTGTCGAGAAAGGATATGCCGTTTGCCCTCGAAGGAATCAAGAATACCGCGTTCAGGAGGCCCGACGGTAAAATCATGGTTGGCCCCCTCGAGACGATAGAGGATTTGGAGGATGTGCCGATGCCGGCGTGGGACCTTATCGACCCGAGGACATACGGGATATCGCCGCATGGCACATTTTCGCGGTCGTATCCGGTCGCTCCTATAATAACTTCGAGAGGATGTCCTTACGCGTGCACGTTTTGCGCGGCGTTCAGGATATTCGGCAGAAAAGTGCGCCGGAGAACGGTTGGGAGTGTTCTCGACGAGATATCGTTTCTGCGCAATGAATACGGCGTGAGGGAGTTCCATATAGAGGACGATAATTTTACGATCGAGAAAGATTATGTCATGCGGTTCTGCAAAGGCATCAAGGAGCGGTCGCTCGAGATATGGTGGGCCTGCCCTAACGGCATCCGTATAGACAAAGTCGACGCCGAGATGCTCGCCGCGATGGAGTCCTCGGGATGTTATTCGGTGGCGCTCGGGATAGAGTCCGGCTCCTCCAGGGTGCTCGGGATGATGAGAAAGAGCCTGAGGGCCGAAAGCGTGGGCGCCATGGTTGACATGATAAAACGTAATTCGCGCATGAGCGTCACGGGTTTTTTCCTTATAGGGTATCCGGGCGAGACCGTCGATGATATCAAGAAAACGCTCGAGCTTTCCCGGAAGCTCAAGCTCGATAAGGCGAGCTTCTCCCCGGTGATGCCGATACCGGGAAGCCAGATATACGGCGAATGGAAGAAGCGCCTCGGGGGCCGCGCTGTTTCATGGGAGAAGTTCCTGTATTACCAGATAGTGCCTTTTGTCTCCGATATTCCGCCGGCGCTATTGTCGAAATATCTAAAAAAGGCAGTCGTGGGTTTTTACATGCGGCCCAGAGTAATCATGGGGCTCCTGCGGGAGATAAAGACACAAGATCAGATAAAGGCGCTGTTTAAAAGGGCGTGGACTATATTTTTCGGCAGTACGCTTGCCCGCGGCGCCGATGGAGGCGAAAAGATGTTGAAAAAATACAAGAGGTATCTATATCCGGTAAAGGCTTTTGGCGAATGGGTGTCAGCGTCTTTTGCCGGGGCGCTGGTCAGGATGGCAAATGGCGGCAGGATCGGCCGTTACATAAAGTCGCATGATGTAAAGAAACTCCACCTTGGCGCAGGTTCCAATATGCTGGAGGGGTGGTGTAACACCGATATAAATCCAAAGATGTCCGACGGTGTTTTTTTGGACGCGCGCAGGCGTTTCCCGTTTGTCGACGGTACGTTCGATTACATATTCAGCGAGCACATGCTTGAGCACCTGGAATTGAAGGATGGCATTCGCATGCTGGGCGAGTGTTTCAGGATACTCAGGCCGGGCGGCAGAATACGCATTTCAACCCCAGACCTCCGGTATCTTATAGAGCTCTATAATTCGTCAAAGACCGATGTGCAAAAGCGTGAGATTACAAGGATAGTCGATATGATATTCCCGGATGTCGCTATCTATCAGGATACATTTGTCATAAATAATTTTTTCAGGAGCTGGGGGCATAAATTTATTTACGATTATAAAGTGCTTAAAGAGTTGATGTCCAGGGTTGGGTTTACGAATATCATAAACTGCGGCGTAGGAGAATCTGCGGATGAAAACCTGCGTAATCTCGAATCTCATGGAAAACATGTATCGGATGAGATAAATAAATTACAAACCTTCGTTGCCGAGGGCCTTAAACCTTATGCCTGA
- the rfbD gene encoding dTDP-4-dehydrorhamnose reductase, with product MKRRVLITGSGGMLGIDLCKELESAYKIYGADVIPGKNFVCNITNKDSVSGIISKIRPDVVIHSAAWTDVDGCELNKVKAFAINADGTRNVASACRQSGAVLIYISTDFVFDGKKKAPYKEPDEPHPLNIYAESKLKGEEIVKKLDKYFIIRTSWLYGKNGKNFVDTIIKKSKTEKDLKVVDDQIGSPTYTVDLSKAIHALLDKIADSERWIADRSGIYHVANSGAISWFGYAETILRLTGSDAKVSPISSEKLNRPATRPAMSVLDNAKFTGLTGYKMRDWQTALKDYLDL from the coding sequence ATGAAGCGGCGCGTGCTTATAACCGGCTCGGGCGGTATGCTCGGGATCGATCTTTGTAAAGAACTGGAAAGCGCATATAAGATTTACGGAGCCGATGTAATCCCCGGCAAAAACTTTGTTTGCAATATAACAAACAAAGACAGCGTTTCCGGGATAATTTCAAAAATACGCCCGGATGTTGTCATACATTCGGCCGCATGGACGGATGTAGACGGATGTGAGCTTAATAAAGTCAAAGCCTTCGCGATAAATGCCGACGGTACGAGGAATGTAGCATCCGCCTGCAGACAGAGCGGCGCGGTTTTGATCTATATAAGTACCGATTTCGTATTCGACGGTAAAAAGAAAGCGCCTTATAAAGAGCCCGATGAGCCGCATCCTTTAAATATTTACGCCGAATCTAAATTAAAGGGCGAAGAGATTGTTAAAAAGTTAGATAAATATTTCATCATTCGCACAAGCTGGCTATACGGAAAGAACGGTAAAAATTTCGTAGATACGATTATTAAAAAGAGCAAAACAGAAAAAGACCTGAAAGTTGTCGACGATCAGATAGGGTCGCCGACATATACAGTTGACTTATCGAAAGCGATTCATGCGCTGTTAGATAAAATAGCGGATAGCGAGCGGTGGATAGCGGATAGATCCGGGATATACCATGTAGCTAATTCGGGAGCTATCTCCTGGTTCGGATACGCCGAAACGATTTTACGGTTAACCGGGTCGGACGCGAAAGTCTCTCCGATATCGTCGGAAAAACTGAACAGGCCCGCAACGCGGCCCGCGATGTCGGTATTGGACAATGCGAAATTTACCGGCTTGACCGGTTATAAGATGAGGGATTGGCAGACAGCGTTAAAAGATTACCTTGACCTGTGA
- a CDS encoding glycosyltransferase family 39 protein: MAYYIKPFILYWTLALIYFLLIRSYSKEAMRKTLSRFIPQAIICQLVYWLLIFRISIDKLNPFVLGGRGIYEVYAKVYFFIMMGIFTAYVAKKIRNIFKGREEAMIYSPALFLFFYAAYSLFANAQYTHAAAFIFLFILVVMIKPGLGISGTASGFKEVFYKKEYIYVIIIFAAAFTMKFLFYERLLHMAGDRFLMASDDGLTYAPYALDWAHGRIPENGTYWGGFGYWVFLGSIYRIFGDCNHLAMALIQSLMGASVPVAVFYIAKTVFSRPAAFIASALTALDLNLTFLSTVIGMEALYIPMFYLSLSALTVFFCRQGTKKSLYAAGIGILFGFANVVRGELVFFAVITAVFIPVFFAKQNGLRRAAVIGTIFLAGFFMPLTLHAVRNHANYGKFTFSSGQAKACFKKAAHGITENEKLHNMGFNPFESPERSVETFKSRPGDVAGLLFNGFCKRAALFLFIPNFGTFDPLILINPGSGYKYHYSLYLLFYGYILVALGAVFAFMDRKAIFIKTLLVSFIFSLVLIYGAIYVTNARHRGVAIPIFYSFLGYGAAVLYGRIKHYEKSITRKA; encoded by the coding sequence TTGGCCTATTATATCAAACCTTTTATACTATACTGGACGCTGGCGTTAATATATTTTCTGCTCATCAGGTCTTATTCAAAAGAGGCGATGCGGAAAACGCTGAGCCGTTTTATCCCGCAGGCAATCATTTGCCAGCTGGTGTACTGGTTGCTGATATTCAGGATATCAATAGATAAACTCAATCCGTTTGTGTTGGGCGGAAGGGGTATATACGAAGTTTACGCGAAAGTATATTTTTTTATCATGATGGGTATCTTTACCGCTTATGTTGCAAAGAAGATAAGAAATATTTTTAAGGGCCGGGAAGAGGCTATGATCTATTCTCCCGCGCTTTTTTTATTTTTTTATGCGGCATATTCTCTGTTTGCCAACGCCCAATATACCCACGCCGCCGCTTTTATATTCCTATTTATTTTAGTGGTTATGATAAAGCCGGGCCTTGGAATCTCCGGTACCGCGTCGGGCTTTAAAGAGGTGTTTTATAAAAAAGAATATATATATGTCATTATTATATTTGCCGCGGCATTTACCATGAAATTTCTTTTCTATGAAAGGCTACTGCACATGGCCGGCGACAGGTTTCTTATGGCGAGTGACGACGGGCTTACGTACGCGCCGTATGCGCTCGACTGGGCGCACGGCAGGATTCCGGAGAACGGCACCTACTGGGGCGGATTCGGATACTGGGTATTTTTAGGCAGTATATACAGAATATTCGGAGACTGCAATCATCTGGCCATGGCGCTCATACAGTCTTTAATGGGCGCGTCCGTTCCTGTAGCGGTATTTTATATTGCGAAAACCGTATTTTCCCGACCTGCCGCTTTCATCGCCTCGGCCCTGACGGCGCTCGACCTGAACCTCACATTTCTTTCCACGGTAATAGGTATGGAGGCGCTGTATATCCCCATGTTCTATCTGAGCTTGTCGGCCCTGACGGTATTTTTCTGCCGGCAGGGAACAAAGAAATCTCTCTATGCGGCGGGCATTGGCATCCTTTTCGGTTTCGCGAACGTCGTAAGGGGGGAGCTCGTTTTTTTTGCGGTGATCACGGCCGTCTTTATCCCGGTATTTTTCGCAAAACAAAACGGCCTGCGCCGTGCGGCGGTAATAGGAACTATTTTTTTGGCAGGATTTTTTATGCCGCTTACATTGCATGCCGTGAGAAACCACGCGAATTACGGCAAGTTTACGTTTTCTTCCGGCCAGGCCAAGGCGTGTTTTAAAAAGGCCGCCCATGGCATAACGGAAAATGAAAAGTTGCACAACATGGGATTCAACCCCTTCGAGAGCCCGGAACGTTCGGTCGAGACGTTTAAATCCAGGCCGGGCGATGTCGCGGGGCTGTTATTTAATGGTTTCTGTAAACGCGCCGCGCTATTTCTTTTTATCCCGAACTTCGGCACTTTTGACCCTTTGATACTGATAAATCCCGGTAGCGGATATAAATATCATTACTCCCTCTATCTTTTATTTTATGGGTATATTCTCGTCGCGCTCGGCGCTGTCTTTGCCTTTATGGATAGAAAGGCCATATTTATCAAGACGCTTTTGGTCTCGTTCATATTTTCTCTGGTATTGATATACGGCGCGATATATGTCACTAATGCCAGACATAGAGGGGTGGCGATACCGATATTTTATTCCTTTCTCGGTTACGGCGCGGCCGTTTTATACGGGCGCATAAAACACTATGAAAAAAGTATTACTCGTAAAGCCTAA
- a CDS encoding sugar phosphate nucleotidyltransferase — protein MKGIILAGGLGKRLHPLTKITNKHLLPVFSKPMIYYPIRTLVDAGIRDILIVTGGMHAGEFLRLLGNGKEFGLEHINYTYQEGEGGIAEALKLAKHFAEDDRIVVILGDNIIEKSIKKAVDDFSAQPSGAKILLKKVADPQRFGVAALKDGRILGIEEKPKKPKSDYAVTGIYMYDNKVFDIIKTLKPSGRGELEITDVNNAYIKRGTLTYSILDGWWTDAGTFESLLRANNLVAKRESK, from the coding sequence ATGAAGGGTATAATATTGGCCGGAGGACTTGGGAAGCGCCTGCATCCATTAACCAAGATAACGAATAAACATCTCCTGCCGGTATTTTCCAAACCGATGATCTACTACCCCATCCGGACACTTGTCGACGCCGGCATAAGGGATATCCTGATCGTGACCGGCGGTATGCATGCCGGAGAGTTTCTGCGGTTACTCGGTAACGGCAAAGAGTTCGGCCTGGAGCATATAAATTATACTTACCAGGAGGGCGAGGGAGGCATAGCCGAGGCGTTGAAGCTGGCGAAGCATTTTGCGGAGGATGACAGAATAGTCGTTATCCTGGGTGACAACATAATAGAGAAGAGCATAAAGAAGGCCGTTGATGATTTCAGCGCTCAGCCGTCGGGCGCCAAGATATTACTGAAGAAGGTGGCTGACCCACAGCGGTTTGGCGTCGCGGCTTTAAAGGACGGCAGGATACTCGGCATCGAGGAGAAACCAAAAAAACCGAAATCGGACTATGCCGTTACGGGAATATACATGTACGACAATAAAGTGTTCGATATCATAAAAACTCTGAAGCCTTCGGGCCGCGGAGAGCTTGAAATAACAGACGTTAATAACGCTTATATAAAACGCGGGACGCTGACATACAGCATCCTCGACGGATGGTGGACCGACGCCGGGACATTCGAATCGCTTCTGCGCGCGAATAACCTGGTAGCGAAGAGAGAATCGAAATGA
- a CDS encoding radical SAM protein: MPDKVLLIMPKIGMGSFDFGIPNEPPVGLAYIAAILKRHSVVFKVIDMRLGYSFDAVKEIVAAYKPTVIGVSYWSLERSKTQALIKAVKAIASVPIVIGGPHVSSVRKESLEETDAEYAVKGEGEFTIIELLGFLRGDNVKLEDINGLIFKRGGDIFENPDREPNKNLDDLPFPAYEDFETARYVRKNRINIATSRGCPYGCNYCAVRLTMGRNFRPRSPQNVVDELAHWNRLGYGEFQFVDDCFTFDMARAGDICDLIIKRGLKIDWFLDNGIRVDRVSESLLKKMKASGCRIVMFGVESGDDGILARMGKGIKIRQAEESVRMAKNAGIEYVGATFIIGHPGENLNMIREYMKKIRKWPADKINFYNLVPYPGTEVFEWVKKNAVMFDAKNSYLDHLSYYSGIPIFETKDFPAKDRIKALKMGKRLTKSITSKYYTKVFTKKYGPVIGFLGGKLVNFKRLMVILSNLGVSSLIKKI; encoded by the coding sequence ATGCCTGACAAAGTATTATTGATTATGCCAAAAATAGGCATGGGGAGTTTTGATTTTGGTATCCCCAATGAACCTCCTGTGGGCCTTGCTTACATAGCGGCAATATTAAAAAGACATTCCGTTGTTTTTAAGGTTATAGATATGCGCCTTGGATATTCCTTCGACGCCGTAAAAGAGATAGTCGCGGCTTACAAACCTACCGTTATAGGCGTAAGTTATTGGTCTCTTGAGCGAAGCAAGACGCAGGCGCTGATAAAGGCCGTAAAGGCTATTGCCAGTGTGCCGATAGTCATAGGCGGGCCGCATGTTTCATCGGTAAGGAAAGAGAGCCTCGAAGAAACCGACGCCGAATATGCTGTTAAGGGCGAAGGCGAATTTACCATCATCGAACTTTTAGGTTTCTTACGCGGTGATAATGTTAAATTGGAAGATATAAATGGCCTTATCTTCAAAAGAGGTGGGGATATTTTTGAGAACCCCGATAGAGAACCCAATAAAAACCTGGATGATCTCCCGTTTCCTGCGTATGAAGATTTTGAAACAGCGCGGTATGTAAGAAAGAACAGGATAAATATCGCTACCTCGCGCGGTTGTCCATACGGATGCAATTATTGTGCCGTCAGGTTGACCATGGGCAGGAATTTCCGCCCTCGTTCTCCGCAGAATGTTGTAGATGAGCTCGCGCACTGGAACCGGTTGGGCTACGGGGAATTTCAATTTGTGGACGATTGTTTTACTTTCGACATGGCCCGTGCCGGGGATATATGCGATCTCATAATAAAACGTGGTTTAAAAATAGACTGGTTCCTGGATAACGGTATACGGGTGGATAGGGTCAGCGAATCTTTGCTTAAAAAAATGAAAGCCTCCGGTTGCAGGATAGTAATGTTTGGCGTTGAGAGCGGGGATGATGGCATATTGGCCAGGATGGGTAAGGGGATAAAGATACGCCAGGCGGAAGAGTCGGTGCGGATGGCAAAGAATGCCGGCATAGAATACGTCGGAGCGACTTTTATAATAGGGCATCCGGGCGAAAATCTGAATATGATTCGGGAGTATATGAAAAAGATCAGGAAATGGCCCGCGGATAAAATAAATTTCTACAATCTCGTACCGTATCCGGGAACGGAAGTATTTGAGTGGGTAAAGAAAAATGCCGTAATGTTTGACGCTAAAAACAGCTATCTGGACCACCTTTCCTATTATTCCGGTATTCCAATATTCGAAACAAAAGATTTTCCGGCAAAGGACCGGATAAAGGCCCTTAAGATGGGCAAGCGGCTCACCAAAAGCATAACTTCCAAATATTATACAAAGGTGTTTACAAAAAAATATGGTCCGGTCATAGGTTTTTTGGGCGGCAAGCTCGTCAATTTTAAGCGGCTTATGGTTATTCTGTCCAACCTTGGGGTAAGTAGCCTCATTAAAAAAATATAG
- a CDS encoding dTDP-4-dehydrorhamnose 3,5-epimerase family protein translates to MIDGVKVRKLKIIPDERGRLMEILRCDDEVFKKFGQVYMTTAFPGVVKAWHYHKKQDDNFTCIHGKMRLALYDAREDSPTYKEVNDFIISLDDPMRVTIPKNIYHGFKCISDCEALVINTVTESYNYKDPDEYRLDAYKNDIPYDWRK, encoded by the coding sequence GTGATAGACGGCGTGAAGGTCAGAAAATTGAAGATCATTCCCGATGAGCGCGGCCGGCTCATGGAAATATTAAGATGCGATGACGAAGTTTTTAAGAAATTCGGACAGGTCTATATGACGACGGCGTTTCCCGGCGTCGTGAAGGCGTGGCATTACCATAAAAAACAGGACGATAATTTTACATGTATTCACGGGAAAATGCGGCTCGCTTTATATGATGCCCGGGAAGATTCTCCGACTTACAAAGAGGTAAACGATTTTATCATATCGCTCGACGATCCGATGCGCGTAACGATACCAAAAAATATTTATCACGGCTTCAAATGCATAAGCGATTGCGAAGCGCTGGTGATAAATACCGTGACCGAATCGTATAATTACAAAGATCCGGACGAATACAGGCTGGACGCCTACAAAAACGACATTCCGTACGACTGGAGGAAGTAA
- the rfbB gene encoding dTDP-glucose 4,6-dehydratase: protein MKRLLITGGAGFIGSNFIRHILGKYKDYSVTNLDKLTYCGNLENLKDVEKDKRYRFVQGDIADDKLVGKLVAKSDIVVNFAAETHVDRSVTDPHSFVKTNVLGTHTLLEAARAHGVERFIQISTDEVYGSIEKGSFREDDRLLPNSPYSAAKASADLLARSYFITFKLPVIITRSSNNFGPYQYPEKVVPLFVTNAIDDKSLPVYGDGMNVRDWLFVLDNCEGIDVVLHKGEPGEIYNIGGTAEIPNLELTDSILSLLGKDKSLIKFVNDRPGHDRRYSLDIGKIASLGWKPRHDFRASLKLTVDWYKNNRIWWEKLKK from the coding sequence ATGAAGAGACTGCTCATAACAGGCGGGGCCGGGTTCATCGGCTCCAATTTTATAAGGCATATCCTCGGCAAGTATAAGGATTACTCCGTCACGAATTTAGACAAGCTGACCTATTGCGGTAACCTCGAAAATCTTAAGGATGTCGAAAAGGATAAAAGGTACAGGTTCGTCCAGGGCGATATCGCCGATGATAAATTGGTGGGTAAGCTTGTGGCGAAGTCGGACATCGTCGTGAATTTCGCGGCGGAGACGCATGTCGATAGATCCGTTACCGATCCACACAGTTTTGTTAAGACCAATGTGCTTGGAACGCATACTTTGCTTGAGGCCGCGCGAGCGCATGGCGTAGAGAGGTTCATCCAGATATCGACGGACGAGGTTTACGGCAGTATCGAGAAGGGTTCGTTCAGGGAAGATGACAGGCTTTTACCCAATAGCCCGTATTCCGCGGCAAAAGCCAGCGCCGATCTTTTAGCCAGATCATACTTTATAACGTTTAAATTGCCGGTGATAATTACCAGGAGCTCGAATAATTTTGGGCCATATCAATATCCCGAGAAAGTGGTACCTTTATTCGTAACCAACGCTATCGATGATAAGAGCCTTCCTGTTTATGGCGACGGCATGAATGTCAGGGACTGGCTGTTCGTCCTCGATAATTGCGAGGGCATCGATGTCGTCCTGCATAAAGGCGAACCCGGCGAGATATACAATATCGGCGGCACAGCCGAGATACCGAACCTGGAACTTACGGATTCTATACTTAGCCTTCTCGGGAAAGACAAGAGCCTTATAAAATTCGTCAATGACAGGCCGGGCCATGACAGGCGTTATTCGCTCGATATCGGGAAGATAGCCTCGCTCGGATGGAAGCCGCGCCACGATTTCCGCGCGAGCCTTAAACTGACCGTCGATTGGTATAAGAATAATAGGATTTGGTGGGAGAAGCTAAAAAAATGA